A portion of the Agrobacterium tumefaciens genome contains these proteins:
- a CDS encoding NAD-dependent epimerase/dehydratase family protein — MMKRLLITGAGGKLGSMLRGRLGHLAEIIRLSDVVDMGAAAANEEIIRCSLEDGGAVHALVKDCDGIVHLGGISVEKAYDPIEAANLRGVYNLYEAARLAGMPRILFASSNHTIGYYPQGEQLSPQTPFLPDGLYGVSKIFGEAMASLYHSKFGQETAIVRIGSCEEKPTNWRMLSTWLSHDDLVSLVEAVFHAPKLGCLVIWGVSANDDSWWDNSHVDFLGWQRRDNAARFRADIERDVPRPDPDAAIAKYQGGVFIDEPIHKN, encoded by the coding sequence ATGATGAAACGTTTGCTGATTACGGGCGCCGGCGGCAAGCTGGGCAGCATGTTGCGCGGCAGGCTCGGCCACCTCGCGGAGATCATCCGCCTTTCGGATGTGGTTGATATGGGTGCGGCGGCAGCGAATGAAGAGATCATCCGCTGCTCTCTGGAGGACGGTGGCGCCGTCCATGCGCTGGTGAAGGATTGCGACGGCATCGTCCATCTCGGCGGCATCTCCGTCGAAAAGGCTTACGATCCCATCGAGGCCGCCAATCTGCGCGGTGTCTATAATCTTTACGAGGCAGCAAGGCTTGCTGGCATGCCACGCATCCTGTTTGCCTCCAGCAACCACACCATCGGATATTATCCGCAGGGTGAGCAGCTATCGCCGCAGACGCCGTTTTTGCCGGATGGCCTTTACGGCGTCTCGAAGATTTTCGGCGAGGCAATGGCGAGCCTCTACCATTCCAAATTCGGACAGGAAACGGCCATCGTCCGCATTGGCTCCTGCGAAGAGAAGCCCACCAACTGGCGCATGTTATCCACCTGGCTCAGCCATGACGATCTGGTCTCCCTGGTAGAGGCCGTATTTCACGCGCCAAAACTCGGTTGCCTGGTCATCTGGGGCGTCTCTGCCAATGACGACAGCTGGTGGGATAATTCCCACGTCGATTTTCTCGGCTGGCAGCGGCGGGATAATGCCGCACGCTTCCGGGCCGATATCGAACGGGATGTCCCTCGCCCTGATCCGGATGCCGCAATCGCGAAATACCAGGGCGGCGTTTTCATAGACGAACCGATCCACAAAAACTGA
- a CDS encoding carbohydrate ABC transporter permease, protein MARIGAFLTRTRGRNGKLHWTDWLSYAYLGVAVLMMFGPVLWLVLSSFKTEADLQRFPPRLLPYAQETVVIDGQAAPLPAFVDKEGRKLGMIRRVGLVAQVVDPAKPGEVMKMPFNELRPAEKVALATENYTELFQRFNFPLYFWNSTFITVTSTVIMLIVNSMAAFALSKYSFKGRGVVLALVVGTLMIPQTVVLVPLFLITSQLGMINSLWGVIIPGAATPTGVFLLRQYMLTIPDEILDAARMDKASEWKIYWRIILPLSAPALAVLAILAIMWRWNDFLWPLIVLTRNDNFTLQLALNSFQGEMTTEWSNLLAMTVLTLAPIALVFMFLQKYIATGIASTGGK, encoded by the coding sequence ATGGCTAGGATTGGCGCATTTCTAACCCGCACACGCGGCAGAAACGGCAAATTGCACTGGACCGACTGGCTGTCCTACGCCTATCTCGGCGTTGCCGTTCTGATGATGTTCGGACCCGTTCTCTGGCTCGTTCTCTCCTCCTTCAAGACGGAAGCCGACCTCCAGCGGTTTCCGCCGCGCCTGCTTCCCTATGCGCAGGAAACCGTGGTCATTGACGGTCAGGCCGCACCTTTGCCGGCCTTTGTCGACAAGGAAGGCCGCAAGCTCGGCATGATCAGGCGCGTCGGGCTCGTCGCCCAGGTGGTGGATCCGGCAAAGCCCGGCGAAGTCATGAAGATGCCGTTCAACGAGCTGCGCCCGGCCGAGAAGGTGGCACTGGCGACGGAGAACTACACCGAGCTTTTCCAGCGCTTCAACTTTCCGCTTTATTTCTGGAACTCGACCTTCATAACGGTGACGTCGACCGTCATCATGCTGATCGTGAACTCGATGGCGGCCTTTGCACTGTCGAAATACAGCTTCAAGGGCAGAGGCGTGGTTCTGGCACTCGTCGTCGGAACGTTGATGATCCCGCAGACCGTCGTGCTCGTTCCTCTTTTTCTCATCACCAGCCAGCTCGGCATGATCAACAGCCTGTGGGGTGTGATCATCCCAGGAGCGGCCACACCGACAGGCGTATTTCTGCTGCGCCAGTACATGCTGACCATCCCGGATGAAATCCTAGATGCGGCACGCATGGACAAGGCCAGCGAATGGAAAATCTACTGGCGCATCATCCTGCCACTGTCTGCACCGGCGCTAGCGGTGCTGGCCATCCTCGCCATCATGTGGCGTTGGAACGACTTCCTGTGGCCGCTTATCGTGCTGACGCGCAACGACAATTTCACCCTGCAACTGGCGCTCAACTCCTTCCAGGGAGAAATGACGACAGAGTGGAGCAACCTGCTGGCCATGACGGTGCTGACATTGGCGCCAATCGCGCTGGTCTTCATGTTCCTGCAAAAATATATCGCCACCGGCATCGCATCGACCGGCGGAAAATGA
- a CDS encoding ribonuclease activity regulator RraA, translating to MNTETREKLMTVSVATLATALYKRGLRNQVIQGVHPLGHKGANMVGPAFTLRYMPAREDRNQLVEFRNPAHPQRVAIETCPPGHVLVMDSRKDPSAASAGDILITRLMVRGAAGVVTDGGFRDAATIAELDIPAYHTRPSSPTNLTKHEAIEINGPIGCGDAPIFPGDIIVGDADCVIVIPAGIADEIATEAVEMTAYEDFVVEQVKGGATIIGLYPCTKDEHQKAFAVWREQRDRSGA from the coding sequence ATGAATACAGAAACCAGGGAAAAATTGATGACGGTTTCCGTCGCCACCCTCGCAACCGCACTCTACAAGCGCGGCCTGCGCAACCAGGTCATTCAGGGCGTCCACCCGCTTGGCCACAAGGGCGCGAACATGGTCGGGCCTGCATTCACGCTGCGTTACATGCCCGCCCGCGAAGACCGCAACCAGCTGGTGGAATTCCGCAACCCAGCACATCCCCAGCGCGTCGCCATTGAGACCTGCCCGCCCGGCCACGTACTGGTCATGGACAGCCGCAAAGACCCGAGCGCCGCATCTGCTGGTGATATTCTTATCACCCGCCTGATGGTGCGCGGTGCTGCCGGCGTCGTTACGGATGGCGGTTTCCGCGATGCTGCGACGATTGCGGAGCTGGATATTCCAGCCTACCACACCCGACCATCCAGCCCTACAAACCTCACGAAACACGAAGCAATTGAAATCAACGGCCCGATTGGCTGCGGCGATGCCCCGATTTTCCCCGGGGATATCATTGTCGGCGATGCGGATTGCGTCATCGTCATCCCCGCCGGAATTGCCGACGAAATCGCGACAGAAGCGGTGGAAATGACCGCTTACGAGGATTTCGTGGTCGAACAGGTGAAGGGCGGCGCAACCATCATCGGTCTTTATCCCTGCACGAAGGACGAACACCAGAAGGCTTTCGCCGTATGGCGCGAACAGAGAGACCGTTCGGGCGCGTGA
- a CDS encoding ABC transporter substrate-binding protein, which yields MSRKYSLAFALALGTASLAGAAEAQEVRFTCAYDGNGCEVLKDILSRYEKQHPDVKIVTDIVPYKALLEGLPVQLAGGSGPDFATVTDLGGLNRYYLDLTPYVDAKYWQDNFGDVLKWYRSGPDDKGIYGMQTQLTITGAFINRTLFDQAKVAVPGKDATFDDWAKAANEVAKATGSPYPMAIDRSGHRIAGPAISYGAKLFDADGKPILVDEGFTTFVKKFVEWNKDGTMARDVWAGQGGNTYRDAAQEFINGQLVYYYSGSWQTARFDSQVGDAFDWEVVSQPCGPAACTGMPGGTGIVGFKQTKNPKIVADILNFLAQDENYLDFTVRTRNVPAHKAVGAKPIDYTGATPATQKAMNAWLDQVPGISPIAYAYQGYKNNRAMFNISVQRVTQAIVGESTVDDAMTRAKADLEEALKQAK from the coding sequence ATGAGCAGAAAATACAGCCTGGCGTTTGCCTTGGCCCTGGGGACGGCATCTCTTGCCGGTGCCGCTGAGGCACAGGAAGTTCGCTTCACCTGCGCCTATGACGGCAACGGCTGCGAGGTCCTGAAGGACATCCTGTCGCGTTACGAAAAACAGCATCCTGACGTCAAGATCGTTACGGATATCGTGCCCTACAAGGCGCTTCTCGAAGGCCTGCCGGTGCAGCTCGCCGGCGGCAGCGGCCCGGATTTCGCAACCGTCACCGATCTTGGCGGCCTCAATCGCTATTATCTCGACCTGACGCCCTACGTGGATGCGAAGTACTGGCAGGACAATTTCGGCGATGTGCTGAAATGGTATCGTAGCGGCCCGGACGACAAGGGCATCTATGGTATGCAGACGCAGCTTACCATTACCGGCGCCTTCATCAACCGCACCTTGTTCGATCAGGCGAAAGTCGCCGTTCCCGGCAAGGATGCGACTTTTGACGACTGGGCGAAGGCAGCAAATGAAGTGGCCAAGGCCACCGGCTCGCCATACCCCATGGCGATCGACCGCTCCGGTCACCGTATCGCCGGTCCGGCTATTTCCTACGGTGCGAAACTTTTCGACGCCGACGGCAAGCCGATCCTGGTCGACGAGGGCTTCACCACTTTCGTGAAGAAATTCGTCGAGTGGAACAAGGACGGCACCATGGCGCGTGACGTCTGGGCCGGTCAGGGTGGCAACACCTACCGCGATGCGGCGCAGGAATTCATCAACGGTCAGCTCGTCTATTATTATTCCGGCAGCTGGCAGACAGCGCGCTTCGACAGTCAGGTCGGCGATGCTTTCGACTGGGAAGTCGTGTCGCAGCCATGCGGACCGGCCGCATGCACCGGCATGCCAGGCGGAACGGGTATCGTGGGCTTCAAGCAGACCAAGAACCCCAAGATCGTCGCGGATATTCTGAACTTCCTCGCGCAGGACGAAAATTACCTCGATTTCACCGTCCGTACCCGCAACGTCCCGGCTCACAAGGCCGTCGGCGCAAAGCCTATCGACTACACCGGCGCAACCCCGGCGACCCAGAAGGCCATGAACGCGTGGCTGGATCAGGTCCCTGGTATCAGCCCCATCGCCTACGCCTATCAGGGCTACAAGAACAACCGTGCGATGTTCAACATTTCCGTCCAGCGCGTCACGCAGGCGATTGTTGGCGAAAGCACGGTCGACGACGCCATGACACGTGCGAAGGCCGATCTTGAGGAAGCGTTGAAACAGGCGAAGTGA
- the araD gene encoding L-arabinonate dehydratase produces MTDKKLRSSRWFAPDDLRSFGHRSRMMQLGYSEEDFAGKPVIGILNTWSELNTCHSHFPERVKDVKRGVLQAGGFPVEMPSLSVDESFTKPTSMLYRNMLAMETEEMIRSHPLDGVVLMGGCDKTTPGLVMGAISAGVPMIYLPAGPMLRGNYAGKVLGSGSDAWKYWDERRAGNVTDEEWRGVQGGIARSAGVCMTMGTASTMTAITDALGLTLPGASSIPAVDAEHQRMSAGCGRRIVEMVAEELTPDRILTAAAFRNAAIVAMATGCSTNAVVHLIAMARRAGVPMTLDELDELGRVTPLIANVRPSGKDYLMEDFYYAGGLRALMKQIESRLDCSVLTVTGRSMGENLEGARVYNDDVIRSLDNPVYAEGSLAVLRGNLCPDGAVIKPAACDPKLHFHEGPALVFDSYPEMKAAIDDENLDVTPDHVLVLRNAGPLGGPGFPEWGMLPIPKALIKKGHRDMVRISDARMSGTSYGACVLHVAPESFVGGPLALLKTGDIVRLDLPQRRLDMLVSEEEIAQRRAAWQAPPPRYERGYGYIFSKHVTQADAGCDFDFLQTDFGRTAGEPDIF; encoded by the coding sequence ATGACCGACAAAAAACTCCGTTCCTCCCGCTGGTTCGCGCCTGACGATCTGCGCAGTTTCGGCCACCGCTCACGCATGATGCAGCTTGGCTATTCGGAGGAGGATTTTGCCGGCAAACCCGTCATCGGCATTCTCAACACCTGGTCGGAGCTGAATACCTGTCACTCGCATTTTCCCGAACGTGTGAAGGATGTGAAGCGCGGCGTCCTACAGGCAGGTGGCTTCCCGGTCGAGATGCCCTCGCTTTCGGTCGATGAGAGTTTCACCAAGCCGACCTCCATGCTCTATCGCAACATGCTCGCCATGGAGACGGAGGAAATGATCCGTTCGCATCCGCTGGATGGCGTGGTGCTGATGGGTGGTTGCGACAAGACCACCCCCGGCCTCGTCATGGGAGCGATCTCGGCCGGCGTGCCGATGATCTATCTTCCAGCCGGGCCGATGCTGCGCGGCAACTATGCCGGCAAGGTGCTGGGCTCCGGCTCCGATGCCTGGAAATACTGGGACGAGCGCCGGGCCGGTAACGTGACCGATGAAGAATGGCGCGGCGTGCAGGGCGGCATTGCCCGCTCCGCCGGCGTCTGCATGACCATGGGTACGGCATCGACCATGACGGCAATCACCGATGCGCTCGGTCTCACTTTGCCCGGCGCTTCCTCCATCCCGGCGGTGGACGCCGAACACCAGCGCATGTCGGCAGGCTGTGGCCGTCGCATTGTGGAAATGGTGGCCGAGGAGCTGACCCCGGATCGTATTCTTACTGCGGCCGCGTTTCGGAATGCGGCCATCGTTGCCATGGCGACCGGTTGTTCCACCAATGCCGTCGTGCATCTGATTGCCATGGCGCGCCGCGCCGGTGTACCGATGACGCTGGACGAGCTGGACGAACTCGGCCGCGTGACGCCGCTTATCGCCAATGTCCGCCCCTCCGGCAAAGATTACCTGATGGAGGATTTTTATTATGCGGGCGGTCTGCGAGCCCTGATGAAGCAGATCGAAAGCCGTCTGGACTGTTCCGTGCTCACCGTTACCGGCCGCAGCATGGGCGAAAACCTCGAAGGCGCGCGGGTCTATAATGACGACGTCATCCGCTCGCTGGATAACCCTGTTTACGCTGAAGGATCGCTTGCCGTTCTACGCGGCAATCTCTGCCCGGATGGTGCTGTGATCAAGCCCGCCGCCTGCGATCCGAAACTCCATTTCCATGAAGGTCCGGCGCTGGTCTTCGATAGCTACCCCGAGATGAAGGCGGCAATCGACGATGAAAATCTGGATGTGACGCCCGATCACGTTCTGGTTCTGCGTAATGCGGGCCCGCTTGGCGGCCCAGGCTTTCCCGAATGGGGCATGTTGCCCATCCCCAAGGCGCTGATCAAGAAGGGTCACCGCGATATGGTGCGCATCTCCGATGCCCGCATGTCCGGCACCTCCTATGGCGCCTGCGTTCTTCATGTCGCGCCGGAAAGCTTCGTCGGCGGGCCGCTTGCCCTGCTGAAGACCGGCGATATCGTGCGGCTCGATCTGCCCCAGCGCCGTCTCGACATGCTGGTCAGCGAAGAGGAGATCGCCCAGCGTCGGGCCGCATGGCAGGCGCCGCCGCCGCGTTACGAGCGTGGTTATGGCTACATCTTCTCGAAACACGTTACCCAGGCGGATGCCGGATGCGATTTCGATTTCCTGCAGACGGATTTCGGCCGCACCGCTGGCGAACCCGACATATTCTGA
- a CDS encoding carbohydrate ABC transporter permease: MYRLLAPVMGIIELPFALLQKMLGHRRIAWVFLTPNLLLFAVFAFLPIVLNMAYSVTGSEHILLSERPSVGGENFSVLLSCQNYFDPNSCQRDLFWRSVWNTLFFVVLQVGFMVGFSLITAVVLNRDIRARGFFRAVFFFPVLLSPVVVALIWKWILQRFGVLNAALDSLGIGSVDWLLEANLAFGWSVFLSVWAHMGFYTLILLAGLQAIPRDVYEAAQLDKASPWRIFRRITMPLLAPTMLVVLVLSLIKGVQTFDEVFAFTGGGPGSATTFIIQFIYQTGFAGTPRNFGLAAAASLLLAVVLVVLTALQFRANRSKVDG; encoded by the coding sequence ATGTACAGACTTCTTGCGCCCGTCATGGGCATCATAGAGCTGCCTTTCGCCCTCTTGCAGAAAATGCTCGGGCATCGGCGCATCGCATGGGTGTTTCTGACACCCAACCTCCTGTTGTTTGCGGTCTTCGCGTTTTTGCCGATCGTTCTCAACATGGCTTATTCAGTGACAGGCAGCGAGCATATCCTGCTGTCGGAACGCCCCTCCGTGGGCGGCGAAAACTTCTCGGTCCTTCTCTCGTGCCAGAACTATTTCGATCCCAATTCCTGTCAGCGCGATCTTTTCTGGCGCTCCGTCTGGAACACGCTTTTCTTCGTGGTGCTGCAGGTCGGGTTCATGGTGGGCTTCTCTCTGATTACGGCGGTCGTGCTCAACCGTGACATCAGGGCACGCGGTTTCTTCCGCGCCGTCTTCTTCTTTCCCGTGCTGCTTTCACCGGTGGTCGTGGCGCTGATATGGAAGTGGATATTGCAGCGTTTCGGCGTCCTGAACGCTGCGCTCGATTCCCTCGGTATCGGTTCGGTGGACTGGCTGCTGGAGGCCAACCTTGCCTTTGGATGGTCGGTATTCCTGTCCGTCTGGGCGCATATGGGCTTCTACACGCTCATCCTGCTTGCCGGTCTTCAGGCCATTCCGCGTGACGTCTATGAGGCGGCACAGCTGGACAAGGCAAGCCCGTGGCGGATTTTCCGCCGGATCACAATGCCGCTTCTCGCCCCGACCATGCTCGTGGTTCTCGTATTGTCCCTCATCAAGGGCGTACAGACCTTCGATGAAGTCTTCGCATTTACCGGCGGTGGGCCGGGTTCGGCAACGACCTTCATCATTCAATTCATCTATCAGACTGGTTTTGCCGGAACACCCCGCAACTTCGGACTGGCCGCGGCCGCTTCGCTGCTGCTTGCCGTGGTTCTCGTGGTGCTGACTGCCCTGCAATTCCGGGCCAACAGGAGCAAAGTCGATGGCTAG
- a CDS encoding Gfo/Idh/MocA family protein, whose amino-acid sequence MSKPIKFVALGIEHRHIFGMAQNMLDAGAQFAGWWTEGEPDVVEGFVKRFPDVPRAASKEDLLADQTIDLVIIADIPSKRADLAIAAMEAGKDVMSDKPGCTTFDQLARLRQTVAKTKRIWTVDFSERFEVPSVTKAAELVAQGAIGRVIQTVGLGPHRLNRQIRPTWFFEREAYGGILTDIASHQIDQFMFFTGSTEVEIVSATVANYANPGDPGLQDFGEVVLRGDKGHGYIRVDWYTPDALPTWGDGRLTILGTEGYIELRKYVDVGNTEGTDRLILVNGDRCEYIDASGAGLPYFARVCDDIRNRTETAMTQEHVFKVCDLSLQAQAKAEGTAA is encoded by the coding sequence ATGAGTAAACCAATCAAGTTCGTGGCTCTCGGCATAGAGCACAGGCACATTTTCGGCATGGCGCAGAACATGCTGGATGCCGGTGCGCAATTCGCGGGCTGGTGGACGGAAGGCGAGCCGGACGTGGTCGAAGGTTTCGTAAAGCGCTTCCCGGACGTGCCGCGTGCTGCCTCCAAGGAGGATTTGCTGGCTGACCAAACCATCGATCTCGTCATCATTGCCGACATTCCGTCCAAGCGTGCCGATCTTGCCATCGCTGCCATGGAAGCGGGCAAGGACGTCATGTCCGACAAGCCGGGCTGCACCACGTTCGACCAGCTTGCGCGCCTGCGCCAGACCGTTGCCAAGACCAAAAGAATCTGGACCGTCGATTTTTCCGAGCGCTTCGAAGTCCCGAGCGTCACGAAAGCCGCCGAGCTGGTTGCACAGGGTGCCATCGGCCGCGTCATCCAGACGGTTGGCCTTGGTCCGCACCGCCTGAACCGACAAATTCGCCCGACATGGTTCTTCGAACGCGAGGCCTATGGCGGCATTCTCACCGATATTGCCAGCCACCAGATCGACCAGTTCATGTTCTTTACCGGCTCCACCGAAGTTGAGATCGTATCTGCCACCGTTGCCAATTACGCCAACCCGGGCGATCCGGGCCTGCAGGATTTCGGCGAAGTCGTGCTGCGCGGCGACAAGGGCCATGGGTATATCCGCGTCGACTGGTACACACCCGATGCACTGCCGACATGGGGTGATGGCCGCCTGACGATCCTCGGTACCGAAGGTTACATCGAACTGCGCAAATACGTCGATGTCGGCAACACCGAGGGCACAGACCGTCTGATCCTCGTCAATGGCGACCGTTGCGAATATATCGACGCATCCGGTGCCGGCCTGCCCTACTTCGCCCGTGTATGCGACGATATCCGCAACCGCACGGAAACTGCCATGACGCAGGAACACGTCTTCAAGGTTTGTGACCTCTCGCTTCAGGCGCAGGCCAAGGCTGAAGGAACCGCAGCATGA
- a CDS encoding Gfo/Idh/MocA family protein, with protein MIGVAIIGAGIGAQHLSGYLALPERFTVKAICDLDVERARAVAGEGSSIRITADLEEVLADESISLIDVCLPPHLHFPVMLKAHAAGKDVVCEKPLVRSLEEANALMESVKKTGRRVFPVFQYRFGPALRQLRALIDAGLAGKAYVASSEVHWNRGASYYDIPWRGTWKGECGGAILGHAIHAHDLLCHVLGPVEQVFAMADTRVNRIETEDCAAISFRMKSGALATSSVTLGAADDTSRLRFCFEGFTAESGTLPYRPAEDKWHFTARAPTTQDQIDAVLATVKDGENGFTGFVEAIANAMEGRAGKEVTITDGLQSIELVTAIYTSVQEGTAVRLPLTADNERLKGWAPRASATA; from the coding sequence ATGATCGGCGTCGCCATTATCGGCGCCGGTATCGGCGCACAGCATCTGAGCGGTTATCTGGCGCTGCCGGAGCGTTTCACCGTCAAGGCGATCTGCGATCTTGATGTGGAGCGGGCACGGGCGGTGGCTGGCGAAGGTTCTTCCATCCGCATCACGGCGGATCTCGAAGAAGTCCTCGCCGATGAAAGCATTTCGCTCATAGACGTCTGCCTGCCGCCGCATCTGCATTTCCCCGTAATGCTGAAGGCCCACGCGGCCGGCAAGGACGTGGTCTGTGAAAAGCCGCTGGTGCGTTCGCTGGAGGAAGCAAATGCGCTGATGGAATCTGTCAAGAAGACCGGACGGCGCGTCTTTCCGGTTTTCCAGTATCGTTTTGGTCCCGCCCTACGGCAGCTGCGCGCCCTCATCGACGCCGGACTTGCTGGCAAAGCCTATGTGGCAAGCTCGGAAGTTCACTGGAACCGTGGCGCGAGCTACTACGACATTCCCTGGCGCGGCACCTGGAAGGGTGAATGTGGCGGCGCGATCCTCGGTCACGCCATCCATGCCCACGACCTTCTGTGCCATGTCCTAGGTCCGGTGGAACAGGTCTTCGCCATGGCCGACACCCGGGTGAACAGGATTGAGACGGAAGACTGTGCCGCCATCAGCTTCCGCATGAAGAGCGGCGCGCTCGCCACCAGCTCGGTCACGCTTGGTGCAGCCGACGACACGTCCCGTCTGCGGTTCTGCTTCGAAGGCTTCACGGCCGAAAGCGGAACGCTGCCCTATCGTCCGGCGGAAGATAAATGGCACTTTACGGCGCGGGCGCCGACCACGCAGGACCAGATCGACGCCGTCCTCGCAACGGTTAAAGATGGCGAAAACGGCTTCACCGGTTTTGTCGAGGCGATTGCCAATGCGATGGAGGGTCGCGCGGGCAAGGAAGTGACGATTACGGACGGCTTGCAGTCCATCGAACTCGTAACCGCAATCTACACATCGGTACAGGAAGGCACGGCCGTTCGCCTGCCGCTGACCGCTGACAACGAGCGGCTCAAGGGTTGGGCTCCGCGCGCGTCCGCCACGGCATAA
- a CDS encoding ABC transporter ATP-binding protein: MASIELRQVKKTYGALDVIKGIDLDIKHGEFCVFVGPSGCGKSTLLRMISGLEELSGGDIVIGGDVVNAVPAADRGLAMVFQSYALYPHMTVRENLSFGLENIGTPKKDIVEKVSQVSKMLQIDQLLERRPKDLSGGQRQRVAIGRAVVREPRVFLFDEPLSNLDAELRVDMRGEISSLHRRLGNTMIYVTHDQVEAMTMADKIAVLRAGKLEQFGVPLDLYNRPANLFVAGFIGSPKMNFFAGEVVAEGQPSLKIATGELIPLPQSGFSYAPGQKVTLGIRPNHVQPTPDGAVTMSVRTAEQLGGESYLYGNLGDGSHVTLHLAGQTSTSAGEVIRMSAPLQHIHLFDTKSGQTLKQD, from the coding sequence ATGGCAAGTATAGAGCTTCGTCAGGTCAAAAAAACATATGGCGCCCTCGACGTCATCAAGGGTATCGATCTCGATATCAAGCACGGCGAGTTCTGTGTTTTCGTCGGCCCGTCCGGTTGCGGAAAATCGACGCTGCTGCGCATGATCTCCGGTCTTGAAGAGCTGAGCGGCGGCGATATCGTCATCGGCGGCGACGTGGTGAACGCGGTTCCGGCTGCCGATCGCGGGCTTGCCATGGTGTTCCAGTCCTATGCGCTCTACCCGCATATGACGGTCCGGGAAAACCTGTCCTTCGGCCTGGAAAATATCGGCACGCCGAAAAAAGACATCGTCGAGAAGGTCTCACAGGTGTCCAAGATGCTGCAGATCGACCAGCTGCTTGAGCGGCGGCCGAAGGATCTGTCGGGCGGCCAGCGACAGCGCGTCGCGATCGGTCGCGCTGTCGTGCGCGAACCGCGGGTTTTCCTGTTTGACGAGCCGCTGTCGAACCTCGATGCGGAACTGCGCGTGGATATGCGCGGCGAGATCTCCAGCCTGCATCGGCGTCTTGGCAATACCATGATCTATGTGACCCACGATCAGGTCGAGGCCATGACGATGGCCGACAAGATTGCCGTGCTGCGCGCCGGAAAGCTCGAGCAGTTCGGCGTTCCCCTCGATCTTTATAATCGCCCCGCAAACCTTTTCGTAGCAGGCTTCATCGGTTCGCCGAAGATGAACTTCTTCGCCGGCGAAGTAGTAGCAGAAGGTCAGCCGTCCCTTAAAATCGCGACCGGCGAATTGATCCCGTTGCCGCAGAGCGGCTTTTCCTACGCACCCGGCCAGAAGGTCACGCTCGGCATTCGCCCCAACCATGTGCAGCCCACACCGGATGGTGCGGTGACCATGTCCGTGCGCACGGCAGAGCAGCTCGGCGGGGAATCCTATCTCTATGGCAACCTCGGTGACGGCAGCCACGTCACCCTGCATCTTGCGGGGCAGACATCGACATCGGCTGGCGAAGTCATCCGCATGTCGGCGCCGCTCCAACATATCCACCTCTTCGATACGAAAAGCGGGCAGACGCTGAAGCAGGACTAA
- a CDS encoding ArsR/SmtB family transcription factor, whose product MEQEQAILALAALAQPTRLETFRLLVRHAPEGLPAGDIARALVVPQNTMSAHLNVLSRAGLVSSQRQSRIIMYRAQIEQLRDMTLFLLKDCCGGSAELCAPLIAELTPCCTPHAGKSA is encoded by the coding sequence ATGGAACAAGAACAGGCTATTCTCGCTTTGGCGGCGCTTGCGCAGCCAACCCGTCTCGAAACTTTTCGGCTGCTTGTGCGGCACGCACCGGAAGGCTTGCCGGCGGGTGACATCGCGCGCGCGCTGGTGGTGCCGCAAAACACCATGTCCGCGCATCTGAATGTTCTGTCACGCGCGGGCCTCGTATCATCGCAACGCCAGAGCAGAATCATCATGTATCGCGCGCAGATAGAACAGCTTCGCGACATGACGCTGTTTCTCCTGAAGGATTGTTGTGGTGGATCGGCAGAGCTTTGCGCTCCGCTGATCGCCGAGTTGACGCCCTGCTGCACTCCACACGCGGGAAAGTCCGCCTGA